A part of Gammaproteobacteria bacterium genomic DNA contains:
- the paoA gene encoding aldehyde dehydrogenase iron-sulfur subunit: MQDTNEADRLRLSRRNVLVAGAASATVAAVPSIGMSQDAAPPPTATTSLQVNGKTRELVLDTRTTLLDALREHLRLTGTKKGCDHGQCGACTVLVDGRRINACLTLAVMHEGASITTVEGLGTPGALHPMQAAFVRHDGYQCGYCTPGQICSAVAVLDEIKDGIPSHVSPDLNAAPHLSVDEVRERMSGNICRCGAYSNIVEAMLEVAGDSA, from the coding sequence ATGCAGGACACGAACGAAGCGGACCGGCTCAGACTTTCGCGGCGCAATGTCCTGGTCGCCGGAGCGGCCTCCGCGACCGTCGCAGCGGTGCCGTCCATCGGCATGAGCCAGGACGCTGCCCCACCGCCCACCGCAACCACGTCGCTGCAGGTCAACGGCAAGACCCGGGAACTGGTGCTCGACACGCGCACGACCCTGCTCGACGCATTGCGCGAGCATCTGCGGCTGACCGGAACCAAGAAGGGCTGCGACCATGGGCAATGCGGCGCCTGTACCGTGCTCGTCGACGGACGGCGCATCAACGCCTGCCTGACGCTGGCGGTCATGCACGAGGGCGCCAGCATCACCACGGTCGAGGGGCTCGGCACCCCGGGCGCGCTGCATCCGATGCAGGCCGCGTTCGTCCGGCATGACGGCTATCAATGCGGATACTGCACGCCGGGCCAGATCTGTTCGGCCGTGGCGGTGCTCGACGAGATCAAGGACGGCATCCCCAGCCATGTCAGCCCGGACCTGAACGCCGCGCCGCATCTCAGCGTCGATGAAGTCCGTGAGCGGATGAGCGGCAACATCTGCCGCTGCGGCGCCTATTCCAACATCGTCGAGGCGATGCTCGAAGTGGCCGGGGATTCGGCATGA
- a CDS encoding response regulator has protein sequence MNALSTKPTVLLVDDEERILRSLSMLFRLQFKVHATTDPQQAIAIARNEPVHVVVSDQRMPQMLGADLLREIRAVSPNSMRLLLTGYSEYDAVVASINEGEVFRFIAKPWNAAELRSSVLQAAEIAMSLSQQAAPEQLVPMAATPAGVLVIDTDPSTEQSVREIVGAARPVYGAASLDEGFECLARHDVAVLISELFVNGEALTGALQMLKAQHPEVVTLVLTSFRDVSTLVGLINGAQVYRFLPKPLRKGPLSMSLQSALNHRQTLHAQPRLARRHAVQITPGEGDPRIASKVMSYLSRLRARSLGSS, from the coding sequence ATGAATGCCCTGAGCACCAAACCGACCGTGCTGCTGGTCGACGACGAGGAACGGATCCTGCGTTCGCTGTCGATGCTGTTCCGGCTGCAGTTCAAGGTTCACGCCACAACCGACCCGCAGCAGGCCATCGCCATTGCGCGCAACGAGCCGGTGCACGTCGTGGTGTCGGACCAGCGCATGCCGCAGATGCTCGGTGCCGATCTGCTGCGCGAAATCCGGGCGGTCTCCCCGAACAGCATGCGGCTGCTGCTGACCGGCTACTCCGAATACGACGCCGTAGTGGCGAGCATCAACGAAGGCGAAGTGTTTCGCTTCATCGCCAAACCGTGGAACGCCGCCGAACTGCGCAGCAGCGTGCTGCAGGCGGCCGAGATCGCGATGAGCCTGAGCCAGCAGGCCGCCCCCGAACAGCTTGTGCCGATGGCCGCCACTCCAGCGGGCGTGCTGGTGATCGACACCGACCCCTCCACCGAACAGAGCGTGCGCGAGATCGTCGGCGCCGCACGACCGGTGTACGGCGCGGCATCACTGGACGAGGGTTTCGAGTGTCTCGCCAGACACGATGTCGCGGTATTGATCAGCGAACTGTTCGTCAATGGCGAGGCCCTGACCGGCGCGCTGCAGATGCTCAAAGCCCAGCATCCCGAGGTGGTGACGCTGGTGCTGACCTCGTTTCGCGACGTATCGACGCTGGTCGGACTGATCAATGGCGCGCAGGTGTACCGGTTTCTGCCGAAGCCCTTGCGCAAAGGACCGCTGTCGATGAGTTTGCAGTCCGCGCTGAATCACCGGCAGACGCTTCATGCACAGCCACGGCTGGCGCGACGCCACGCCGTCCAGATAACGCCTGGCGAAGGCGACCCACGCATTGCCAGCAAGGTGATGAGCTATCTGTCGCGCCTGCGCGCACGCAGCCTGGGGTCGTCCTAG
- a CDS encoding NAD(P)H-quinone oxidoreductase: MKAIEISEPGGPKVLKACERPRPVPGPGQVLIRVAAAGVNRPDVFQRMGAYPPPPGASDLPGLEVAGTIVDGDCGDSGFAVGDRICALVHGGGYAEYCLADNGVCLPIPDGLDEIQAAVLPETCFTVWSNVFDRAALAPGESLLVQGGSSGIGVTAIQIASALGHPVFATAGSAEKCQACESLGATAINYREQDFVAVVREHTGGRGVDVILDMVAGDYVPREIDCLAEDGRIVIIALLGGARATVNLGKIMSRRLSVSGSTLRPRSVEFKAAIAAQLRQRVWPLIESGQLKPVIHQIFALDDAAEAHRMMESGAHIGKLVLKL, from the coding sequence ATGAAGGCGATCGAAATCAGCGAACCGGGTGGGCCGAAGGTGCTGAAGGCCTGCGAGCGGCCGCGCCCGGTACCCGGACCGGGTCAGGTGCTGATTCGGGTCGCCGCCGCTGGCGTGAACCGGCCCGACGTGTTTCAGCGCATGGGCGCCTATCCGCCGCCGCCGGGTGCCTCCGATCTGCCGGGCCTGGAAGTGGCAGGCACGATCGTCGACGGCGATTGCGGCGACTCCGGTTTCGCCGTCGGCGACCGGATTTGCGCGCTGGTCCACGGCGGCGGCTATGCCGAGTACTGTCTCGCGGACAACGGCGTATGTCTTCCGATTCCGGACGGTCTGGACGAGATTCAGGCGGCCGTTTTGCCGGAAACCTGCTTCACGGTGTGGAGCAATGTCTTCGACCGCGCGGCGCTGGCGCCGGGCGAATCGCTGTTGGTGCAGGGCGGCAGCAGCGGCATCGGCGTGACGGCGATCCAGATCGCCAGCGCGCTCGGTCATCCGGTGTTCGCCACGGCGGGCAGCGCTGAAAAGTGTCAGGCCTGCGAATCGCTTGGCGCCACGGCGATCAACTATCGGGAACAGGATTTCGTCGCCGTGGTTCGCGAGCACACCGGCGGACGCGGCGTTGATGTGATTCTCGACATGGTGGCCGGGGATTACGTTCCGCGCGAGATCGACTGCCTCGCGGAAGATGGCCGGATCGTGATCATCGCCCTGCTCGGCGGCGCTCGAGCCACCGTGAACCTGGGCAAGATCATGAGCCGTCGCCTGTCGGTGAGCGGTTCGACGCTGCGACCGCGCTCGGTGGAATTCAAGGCCGCGATTGCCGCGCAGCTGCGTCAGCGGGTCTGGCCGCTGATCGAGAGCGGGCAGCTCAAGCCGGTGATCCACCAGATCTTCGCGCTGGATGACGCGGCCGAGGCGCACCGCATGATGGAAAGCGGCGCGCACATCGGCAAGCTGGTGCTGAAGCTCTGA
- a CDS encoding xanthine dehydrogenase family protein subunit M — translation MKAFSYERANTPAEAAVAAARMPGAKFIAGATNLLDLMKLEIETPSHLIDINRLALDRIEPSADGGLRIGALVRNTDLAADTRVRRDYAVLSRALLAGASGQLRNKATTAGNLLQRTRCPYFYDPNQACNKRLPGSGCSAIGGVSRQLGVIGGSEACIATHPSDMAVAMRVLDARVETVKPDGSRRDIPIADLHRLPGQTPHIENTLERGELITAVTLPRPLGGVQLYHKVRDRSSYAFALVSVAAVVQRDGSGRVALGGVAAKPWRDEAAEAEMPQGAKAVAARLMDGATPTPQSRFKLTLVERTLGAVMAQARSA, via the coding sequence ATGAAGGCGTTCAGCTACGAGCGCGCGAACACGCCGGCCGAAGCCGCCGTGGCCGCCGCGCGCATGCCCGGAGCCAAGTTCATCGCGGGAGCCACCAATCTGCTCGACCTGATGAAGCTGGAGATCGAGACGCCCTCGCACCTGATCGACATCAACCGGCTGGCGCTCGACCGCATCGAGCCCAGCGCCGACGGCGGTCTTCGTATCGGCGCGCTGGTTCGCAATACCGATCTGGCGGCCGATACGCGCGTGCGCCGGGACTATGCGGTGCTGTCGCGCGCGCTGCTGGCGGGCGCCTCGGGGCAGCTGCGCAACAAGGCGACCACTGCCGGCAATCTGCTGCAGCGTACGCGCTGCCCGTACTTCTACGATCCGAATCAGGCGTGCAACAAGCGCCTGCCCGGCAGCGGCTGTTCGGCCATCGGCGGCGTCAGCCGGCAGCTTGGCGTGATCGGCGGCAGCGAGGCCTGCATCGCCACGCATCCCAGCGACATGGCGGTGGCCATGCGCGTGCTCGATGCCCGCGTGGAAACCGTGAAGCCGGACGGCAGTCGCCGCGACATTCCGATCGCGGACCTGCATCGCCTGCCCGGACAGACGCCGCATATCGAAAACACGCTGGAACGCGGCGAGTTGATCACGGCCGTGACGCTACCCAGGCCCCTCGGCGGCGTTCAGCTCTACCACAAGGTCCGGGATCGTTCGTCGTATGCCTTCGCGCTGGTCTCGGTCGCGGCGGTGGTGCAGCGCGACGGCAGCGGCCGCGTCGCCCTGGGCGGGGTGGCGGCCAAACCCTGGCGTGACGAGGCGGCGGAAGCGGAAATGCCGCAAGGCGCCAAAGCGGTGGCGGCACGGCTCATGGACGGCGCGACACCCACGCCGCAAAGCCGGTTCAAACTGACCCTGGTCGAACGCACACTCGGCGCCGTGATGGCGCAGGCGAGGTCGGCATGA
- a CDS encoding nucleoside hydrolase gives MTFFQRTGRARFRPPTATALLLTVLSALVGTSAHAADRLKLILDDDVPMLHPAQLMALQSPRVDVLGITIVSGSTWRDENVAHALRMLEIIGRPEVPVVPGSAFPLVNTEKETERWESLFGKLVFKGPWMKQWVEDTVQTAPNYHAHDVVPDLPEGNPSLEASDEIAANFLIRKVREFPGEVTIIATGPLTNLALAQRLDPEFAATAKQLIYMGGSINPRQMRDSVSAAQFAREFINTPRLEFNFRWDPEAASITLRAPWKKITMIPVDPSTATELTPKLVERMSAAGTPLSKAFQDHLETGFPLWDEIAAAVWLDPSIITKSSQLYVDVDTSFSAGYGQTLSWSEHYQPGLGERLQTVVRAIDVDRLEDMMVELMNRPLQRRTSEQP, from the coding sequence ATGACTTTCTTTCAACGTACCGGGCGCGCGCGCTTCCGTCCGCCGACCGCCACCGCTCTGCTCCTGACGGTGCTGTCCGCCCTGGTCGGCACGAGCGCCCACGCCGCCGACAGACTCAAGCTGATCCTCGACGACGACGTGCCGATGCTGCACCCGGCTCAGCTGATGGCCTTGCAGTCGCCGCGCGTGGACGTGCTCGGCATCACCATCGTCAGCGGCTCCACCTGGCGCGACGAGAACGTGGCCCACGCGCTGCGCATGCTGGAGATCATCGGTCGACCCGAGGTACCGGTCGTGCCGGGTTCAGCGTTCCCGTTGGTCAATACCGAAAAGGAGACAGAACGCTGGGAGTCGCTGTTCGGCAAGCTGGTGTTCAAGGGTCCGTGGATGAAGCAATGGGTCGAGGACACCGTGCAGACCGCGCCGAACTACCACGCACACGATGTCGTACCCGACTTGCCGGAAGGCAATCCGAGCCTCGAAGCCTCCGATGAAATCGCGGCGAATTTCCTGATCCGCAAGGTCCGTGAATTTCCGGGCGAGGTCACGATCATCGCCACCGGTCCGCTGACCAATCTGGCGCTGGCGCAGCGGCTCGATCCCGAGTTCGCCGCCACGGCCAAGCAGCTGATCTACATGGGCGGCAGCATCAACCCACGGCAGATGCGCGATTCGGTGTCCGCCGCGCAGTTCGCCCGTGAATTCATCAACACCCCGCGCCTGGAATTCAACTTCCGCTGGGACCCGGAAGCCGCGAGCATCACGCTGCGTGCACCCTGGAAGAAGATCACGATGATTCCCGTGGACCCCTCAACCGCGACCGAACTCACGCCGAAGCTGGTCGAGCGCATGAGCGCCGCCGGCACGCCGCTGTCGAAGGCCTTCCAGGATCATCTGGAAACCGGCTTTCCCTTGTGGGACGAAATCGCCGCGGCGGTGTGGCTGGACCCGTCGATCATCACGAAAAGCAGTCAGCTCTACGTGGACGTGGACACCAGCTTCAGCGCCGGCTACGGCCAGACGCTGTCCTGGTCGGAGCACTACCAACCCGGCCTTGGCGAGCGACTGCAAACGGTGGTGCGGGCGATCGACGTGGACCGACTCGAGGACATGATGGTGGAGCTGATGAACCGCCCATTGCAGCGCAGGACATCGGAACAGCCCTGA
- a CDS encoding CBS domain-containing protein, whose amino-acid sequence MVWLITSRAPLPGQDIFASCTESRLYRFYSPDLSNVSEPPRSIVSLLIEVRPISPVTSIAEAADLLLGNEYDRLLCLPIVSNGTVVGVLSRNQLNQIFMHRYGRELYGRRPVSSVMNREPLVVRIDDSLENAAAYVGARLQSPITEDFVIVRDQRYLGVGLVLDLLSAIQKQLVDSRSDVSRAYDSLKASQAALVQSEKMASLGQMVAGVAHEINTPLGYVRNNVEMFALTLDALAETIEHSESLLQLLVEGSADETEFAQCLDAASQSLSEVRDNQLIDDTRELLTDTLFGADSIRDLVLGLRDFSRLDQAPVDAVDLHACIEQALTIANNAIKSRVQVIRRFGTLPAVSCSPSQINQVLLNLIVNASQAIEHDQGKLLIKTSEADGWARISIQDNGKGIAPEHLKRIFDPFFTTKPVGEGTGLGLSICYQIVQAHGGRIDVVSEPGRGTRFVISLPQSQPGQSAQAA is encoded by the coding sequence ATGGTCTGGCTCATTACTTCACGTGCTCCTCTGCCGGGACAGGACATATTCGCGTCATGCACGGAGTCTAGGCTCTACCGGTTCTACTCGCCGGACCTTTCAAACGTGTCGGAACCGCCGCGCTCCATCGTCTCATTGTTGATCGAGGTTCGTCCGATCTCGCCGGTCACGAGCATCGCCGAGGCCGCCGATCTGCTGCTGGGCAATGAATACGATCGCCTGCTGTGCCTGCCAATCGTGTCCAACGGCACGGTGGTCGGTGTACTCAGCCGTAATCAGTTGAACCAGATTTTCATGCACCGCTACGGTCGCGAATTGTACGGCCGCCGACCTGTCTCCAGCGTGATGAATCGCGAACCGCTGGTCGTGAGAATCGACGATTCGCTCGAAAACGCCGCCGCCTATGTCGGCGCACGCCTGCAGTCGCCGATCACCGAGGACTTCGTGATCGTGCGCGATCAACGCTACCTCGGCGTCGGCCTGGTGCTGGATCTGCTCTCGGCGATCCAGAAGCAGCTGGTCGACAGTCGCAGCGACGTGTCGCGGGCCTATGACAGCCTCAAGGCCTCGCAGGCCGCGCTGGTTCAGTCCGAAAAGATGGCCTCGCTCGGTCAGATGGTGGCCGGCGTCGCACACGAGATCAACACGCCACTGGGCTATGTGCGCAACAACGTGGAAATGTTCGCGCTGACGCTGGACGCGCTGGCCGAAACCATCGAGCACAGTGAGAGCCTGCTGCAGTTACTGGTCGAAGGCAGTGCCGACGAGACCGAGTTTGCACAGTGCCTGGACGCCGCCAGCCAATCACTGAGTGAGGTCCGCGACAACCAGCTGATCGACGACACCCGCGAACTGCTGACGGACACCCTGTTCGGGGCCGACTCGATCCGGGACCTGGTGCTGGGGCTGCGCGACTTCTCGCGTCTCGATCAGGCGCCCGTGGACGCCGTCGATCTGCATGCCTGCATCGAACAGGCGCTGACCATCGCCAACAACGCGATCAAGAGCCGGGTGCAGGTGATTCGCCGCTTCGGCACGCTACCGGCGGTGAGCTGCTCGCCTTCGCAAATCAATCAGGTGCTGCTCAATCTCATCGTCAATGCGTCACAGGCGATCGAACACGATCAGGGCAAGCTGCTGATCAAGACCTCCGAAGCGGACGGGTGGGCCCGAATCTCGATCCAGGACAACGGCAAGGGCATCGCGCCGGAGCACCTGAAGCGCATCTTCGATCCGTTCTTCACCACCAAGCCGGTGGGCGAAGGCACCGGCCTGGGGCTGTCGATCTGCTACCAGATCGTGCAGGCCCACGGCGGCCGCATCGACGTGGTGTCCGAACCCGGGCGCGGTACGCGCTTCGTGATAAGCCTGCCGCAATCGCAGCCAGGCCAGTCGGCGCAGGCCGCATGA
- a CDS encoding NADH-quinone oxidoreductase subunit N: MPIGDVGPEIALALAAVAALLAAAFLPQSRQPLCAGIALLGVLAALLLGAQQLTTPPRLGFSGSWALDGIAVQARLLIVLASGLCVLLAPRWLADDRRHGEFYSLLLLSAVGAMMLAGAADLLQLSLAVLLSSVTGYTLAAYHRDWSISVEAGMKYFLIGAFANALLMVGVTLLFGLLGTTRYDAMATALAGAEASPLLLIGAGLCVLGIAFKLAAFPLHAWLPDVAEGAPAPAAAFLTVVPKVGAAVALARLVGLFPVETLDLRPLVAVLALLTMSLGNLAALWQDDLRRLLGWSSVSQSGYALVAVALVGLSPRAEAALLYFLLGYALANLAAFAVVAELRGRTRLADYAGLGAIRPWAALVLVLSLLSLTGIPPLVGFVGKLLLFSVAIDGGYAWLAVAAVINTVISLFYYLRPIGTVYFGRSPSAVAVLGGSIRLSLVLVGSALLLAGLAADWLLQLAAAAHLLALID; encoded by the coding sequence ATGCCGATCGGTGACGTCGGCCCCGAGATCGCGCTGGCGCTGGCGGCGGTGGCGGCGCTGCTGGCGGCGGCCTTCCTGCCGCAGTCGCGGCAGCCACTGTGCGCGGGCATCGCGCTGCTCGGCGTGCTCGCCGCGCTGCTGCTCGGTGCACAGCAGCTGACGACGCCACCGCGGCTCGGCTTCTCCGGAAGCTGGGCGCTGGACGGCATCGCCGTGCAGGCGCGGCTGCTGATCGTTCTGGCCAGCGGCCTGTGTGTGCTGCTGGCGCCGCGCTGGCTTGCCGACGACCGCCGCCACGGCGAGTTCTACAGTCTGCTGCTGCTGTCCGCGGTGGGCGCCATGATGCTGGCCGGTGCCGCGGACCTGCTGCAGCTCAGCCTTGCGGTGCTGCTGTCCTCGGTGACTGGCTACACGTTGGCGGCTTACCACCGTGACTGGTCGATCTCGGTCGAGGCCGGCATGAAGTATTTCCTGATCGGCGCCTTCGCCAATGCGCTGCTGATGGTCGGTGTGACGCTGCTGTTCGGCCTGCTCGGCACGACGCGCTACGACGCAATGGCGACGGCTCTTGCCGGCGCGGAAGCCTCGCCGCTGCTGCTGATCGGCGCCGGCCTGTGCGTACTCGGCATCGCCTTCAAGCTGGCGGCCTTTCCGCTGCACGCCTGGCTGCCGGACGTCGCCGAAGGCGCGCCGGCACCGGCCGCGGCGTTTCTCACCGTGGTGCCGAAAGTCGGCGCTGCGGTGGCATTGGCGCGGCTGGTCGGATTGTTCCCGGTCGAAACCCTGGACCTGCGGCCGCTGGTCGCGGTACTGGCACTGCTGACGATGAGCCTGGGCAATCTCGCCGCGCTGTGGCAGGACGACCTGCGGCGGCTGCTCGGCTGGTCTTCGGTCTCGCAGTCCGGCTATGCGCTGGTGGCCGTGGCACTGGTCGGTCTTTCGCCGCGGGCCGAAGCGGCCCTGCTCTACTTCCTGCTGGGCTATGCGCTGGCCAATCTCGCCGCCTTCGCCGTCGTGGCCGAGCTGCGCGGGCGCACGCGGCTGGCCGATTACGCCGGTCTGGGCGCGATACGGCCGTGGGCGGCATTGGTGCTGGTCCTCAGCCTGCTGTCGCTGACCGGCATTCCGCCGCTGGTGGGCTTCGTCGGCAAGCTGCTGCTGTTCTCGGTGGCGATCGACGGCGGCTACGCCTGGCTGGCTGTGGCCGCCGTCATCAATACCGTGATTTCGCTGTTCTACTACCTGAGGCCGATCGGCACGGTCTACTTTGGCAGGTCCCCGAGTGCCGTCGCGGTGCTAGGCGGCAGCATACGCTTGAGCCTGGTGCTGGTCGGTTCGGCGCTGTTACTGGCTGGACTTGCCGCCGACTGGCTGCTGCAGTTGGCTGCGGCCGCGCATCTGTTGGCGCTCATCGACTAA
- a CDS encoding xanthine dehydrogenase family protein molybdopterin-binding subunit, with product MKFETPATTNPIDRLKLIGKPTDRIDGPAKTTGTARYAYEQHDAVPHQAYGYVVGAAIAKGRIKSMDTSRALAASGVLAVVTSANTGDLGKGRFNTARLLAGPDVQHYHQAIALVVAETFEQARSAAQLLDVSYTRDQGVFDLAAARNTAVPSDEQQDVAVGDFGSAFAASAVRFDESYSTPDHSHAMMEPHATIAAWEGEKLTLWTSNQMINWSRGDVAKTLGLSQDNVRLISPYIGGGFGGKLFIRADLILAALGARAVKRPVKVSLTRPLIFNNTTHRPATIQRIRIGAGHDGRITAIGHECWSGDLPGGGLENAIQQTRLLYAGSHRMMTARLATLDLPEGNAMRAPGEAPGLMALEIAMDEMAERLGLDPIEFRVLNDTQVDPENPQRPFSQRQLIACLRNGAERFGWSRRQCEPASVRDGGWLIGMGVAAAFRNNLLTKSGARVRLERDGSVTVETDMTDIGTGSYTIIAQTAAETMGLGLEQITVRLGDSDFPVSAGSGGQWGANNSTSGVYAACMKLRETVARTLGFDPTETDFSDGRVRAGNRDAPLADAARDGELVAEDRIEYGDLDKQYQQSTFGAHFVEVAVDAMTAEIRIRRMLAVCAAGRIMNPKAARSQVIGAMTMGAGAALMEELAIDKRFGYFVNHDLAGYEVPVHADIPHQDVIFLDEVDPISSPMKAKGVGELGICGVAAAVANAIYNATGVRVRDYPITLDKLIDRLPDSV from the coding sequence ATGAAGTTCGAGACGCCCGCCACCACCAATCCGATCGACCGGCTCAAGCTCATCGGCAAGCCCACCGACCGGATCGACGGCCCGGCCAAGACCACCGGCACCGCGCGCTATGCCTACGAGCAGCACGATGCCGTGCCGCATCAGGCGTATGGCTATGTCGTCGGAGCCGCGATCGCCAAGGGACGAATCAAGTCCATGGATACGTCCCGCGCCCTGGCTGCGTCCGGCGTGCTGGCGGTGGTGACCTCCGCCAATACCGGCGATCTCGGCAAGGGCCGCTTCAATACCGCAAGACTGCTCGCCGGCCCGGACGTCCAGCACTACCACCAGGCGATCGCGCTGGTGGTGGCCGAAACCTTCGAGCAGGCGCGGTCCGCCGCCCAGTTGCTGGACGTGTCCTACACCCGCGATCAGGGCGTGTTCGATCTGGCCGCGGCACGGAATACCGCCGTGCCGTCCGACGAACAGCAGGACGTCGCGGTCGGCGACTTCGGCAGTGCCTTTGCCGCATCGGCGGTGCGGTTCGACGAAAGCTACAGCACGCCGGACCACAGCCACGCGATGATGGAGCCGCACGCGACGATTGCCGCCTGGGAAGGCGAGAAGCTGACCCTCTGGACCTCGAACCAGATGATCAACTGGAGCCGGGGTGATGTCGCGAAAACACTCGGTCTGTCCCAGGACAACGTCCGCCTGATCTCGCCCTATATCGGCGGCGGCTTCGGCGGCAAGCTTTTCATCCGCGCCGACCTCATTCTCGCCGCGCTTGGTGCCCGCGCCGTGAAACGGCCAGTCAAGGTCAGCCTGACGCGCCCACTGATCTTCAACAACACCACGCATCGGCCGGCAACGATCCAGCGCATCCGGATCGGCGCCGGACACGACGGCCGGATCACCGCCATCGGCCACGAATGCTGGTCCGGCGACCTTCCGGGTGGCGGGCTCGAGAACGCGATCCAGCAGACTCGGCTCCTCTATGCCGGCAGCCATCGCATGATGACGGCTCGGTTGGCGACCCTGGACCTGCCGGAAGGCAACGCCATGCGCGCGCCGGGCGAAGCGCCGGGACTGATGGCCCTGGAAATCGCCATGGACGAGATGGCCGAAAGGCTCGGGCTGGACCCGATCGAATTCCGCGTGCTCAACGACACCCAGGTCGATCCTGAAAACCCGCAGCGCCCCTTCTCCCAGCGCCAGCTCATCGCCTGTCTGCGCAACGGCGCCGAGCGTTTTGGATGGAGCCGCCGGCAGTGCGAACCCGCCAGTGTCCGGGACGGTGGCTGGCTCATCGGCATGGGCGTCGCCGCCGCGTTCCGCAACAATCTGCTGACCAAATCAGGCGCCCGCGTCCGTCTCGAGCGCGACGGCTCGGTGACGGTCGAGACCGACATGACCGACATCGGCACCGGCTCCTACACGATCATCGCGCAGACCGCCGCCGAAACCATGGGCCTCGGGCTCGAGCAGATCACGGTACGCCTTGGCGATTCCGACTTCCCGGTGTCGGCCGGCTCCGGCGGCCAGTGGGGCGCGAACAACTCCACGTCCGGCGTCTACGCCGCCTGCATGAAACTGCGGGAAACGGTGGCCCGGACTTTGGGGTTCGATCCGACCGAAACCGATTTCAGCGACGGGCGGGTGCGTGCGGGAAACCGGGACGCGCCGCTCGCGGACGCTGCCCGCGACGGCGAACTCGTGGCCGAGGACCGCATCGAGTACGGCGACCTCGACAAGCAGTATCAGCAGTCCACCTTCGGCGCGCACTTTGTCGAAGTCGCCGTCGACGCCATGACCGCGGAGATCCGCATCCGGCGCATGCTGGCGGTGTGCGCGGCCGGGCGCATCATGAATCCCAAGGCCGCCCGCAGCCAGGTCATCGGCGCCATGACCATGGGTGCCGGCGCAGCCCTGATGGAGGAGCTGGCCATCGACAAGCGATTCGGCTACTTCGTCAATCACGACCTCGCGGGCTACGAAGTGCCGGTGCACGCGGACATCCCGCACCAGGACGTCATATTCCTCGACGAGGTCGACCCGATCTCCTCGCCGATGAAAGCCAAGGGGGTCGGAGAACTGGGCATCTGCGGCGTCGCCGCCGCCGTCGCCAACGCCATCTACAACGCCACCGGCGTCCGCGTCCGCGACTACCCGATCACGCTCGACAAGCTGATCGACCGGCTGCCGGACAGCGTGTAA